One window of Drosophila busckii strain San Diego stock center, stock number 13000-0081.31 chromosome 3L, ASM1175060v1, whole genome shotgun sequence genomic DNA carries:
- the LOC108598719 gene encoding small integral membrane protein 13, producing MTFQTALAFIFTILASVSIVAAIILLGWFLIWKAFLSKFRLVRELLGQEEPEEQPQLLGEQNQNARARKARRD from the exons ATGACGTTTCAAACAGCGCTCGCATTCATATTTACCATATTAGCTTCCGTTAGCATTGTAGCTGCTATTATTTTGTTGg GCTGGTTTCTGATTTGGAAGGCATTTTTATCGAAATTTCGTTTGGTGCGCGAGCTGTTGGGTCAGGAGGAGCCAGAAGAGCAGCCACAACTTCTTGGAgaacaaaatcaaaacgcaCGAGCACGCAAAGCGCGACGTGACTAA
- the LOC108598718 gene encoding N-alpha-acetyltransferase daf-31 encodes MNIRCAKPEDLMTMQHCNLLCLPENYQMKYYFYHGLTWPQLSYVAVDDKGGIVGYVLAKMEEPEPGEESNHGHITSLAVKRSYRRLGLAQKLMNQASQAMVECFKAQYVSLHVRKSNRAALNLYTNSLKFKIIEVEPKYYADGEDAYAMRRDLGEFADDDKAKCDESDAAGNNKNIYRGTSGAHNHSGHDGHCC; translated from the coding sequence ATGAACATACGCTGCGCCAAGCCCGAAGACCTCATGACCATGCAGCACTGCAACCTTTTGTGCCTGCCAGAGAACTATCAAATGAAATACTATTTTTACCATGGACTCACGTGGCCCCAGCTTAGCTATGTGGCTGTTGACGACAAGGGCGGCATTGTCGGCTACGTGCTGGCCAAGATGGAGGAGCCAGAGCCCGGCGAGGAGAGCAATCACGGACACATTACCTCACTGGCGGTCAAGCGTTCCTATCGCCGTCTCGGCCTCGCACAAAAGCTAATGAACCAAGCCTCGCAGGCCATGGTGGAGTGCTTCAAGGCTCAGTATGTCTCGCTCCACGTGCGTAAGAGCAATCGTGCTGCTCTTAACCTCTACACCAACTCGCTTAAGTTCAAGATCATTGAGGTGGAGCCCAAGTACTATGCGGATGGCGAGGATGCCTATGCCATGCGTCGTGATCTTGGCGAATTCGCTGACGACGACAAAGCGAAGTGTGATGAGTCTGATGCAGCGGGtaataataagaatatatatagaggCACCTCTGGCGCGCACAATCATAGTGGTCATGATGGTCATTGCTGTTGA